The Rhizobium leguminosarum genome includes a region encoding these proteins:
- a CDS encoding UDP-N-acetylmuramoyl-L-alanyl-D-glutamate--2,6-diaminopimelate ligase: protein MNIDADSRGVNRLQERKVHSMKLRDLAGDQFPELEAQLEGPAGLLDISGLSSDSRKVAPGNVFVAVAGTRADGAGFIVDAAGRGAAVAIASQAVDASIPVLAVKEPRRFLSIAAARFHGRQPDTMVAVTGTAGKTSVASFTRQIWAHAGHVAAMIGTTGVVSPTRNEYGSLTTPDPVSLHALLAELAEEGVTHAAMEASSHGLDQCRLDGVRLAAAAFTNLGRDHMDYHPTVEAYMAAKMRLFDTLLPKGSPAVIFADDPWSAQAIKAATDAGHDIRTVGRKGDYLSLKRVEHFRHKQMAEIHIGGEIFEVDIPLAGDFQVANALVAAGLAMSTGVEAKVAMAALEKLVGASGRLELVGHTKDGALAYVDYAHKPDALENVLGSVRPFTTGRVIVVFGCGGDRDRGKRPIMGEIACRLADVVIVTDDNPRSEEPASIRAEIMAAASCAAEIADRAMAIREAVGMLRSGDTLIVAGKGHEEGQTIGGVTLPFSDHAEVRKALEELKS from the coding sequence ATGAATATCGACGCCGATTCGCGAGGGGTGAACCGGCTTCAAGAGAGAAAAGTGCATTCGATGAAATTGCGAGACCTGGCCGGAGATCAGTTTCCGGAACTTGAAGCACAGCTCGAAGGCCCGGCAGGCCTGCTTGATATTTCAGGCCTGTCTTCGGATAGCCGCAAGGTGGCGCCGGGCAATGTCTTCGTCGCGGTCGCCGGCACCAGGGCGGACGGCGCTGGCTTCATCGTGGATGCCGCCGGCCGCGGTGCTGCCGTCGCGATCGCCTCCCAAGCCGTCGATGCTTCGATCCCCGTGCTTGCGGTCAAGGAGCCGCGCCGTTTCCTTTCCATCGCCGCCGCACGTTTCCACGGCAGGCAGCCCGACACCATGGTCGCCGTCACCGGCACCGCCGGCAAAACCTCCGTCGCTTCTTTCACCCGGCAGATCTGGGCGCATGCGGGTCACGTGGCCGCGATGATCGGCACGACGGGCGTCGTCTCGCCGACGCGCAACGAATATGGCTCGCTGACGACGCCCGATCCGGTGTCTCTGCACGCGCTGCTGGCCGAACTCGCCGAGGAAGGCGTGACACATGCCGCGATGGAAGCTTCCAGCCACGGCCTCGACCAGTGCCGGCTCGACGGCGTCAGGCTTGCCGCCGCCGCCTTCACCAATCTCGGCCGCGACCACATGGATTATCATCCGACAGTCGAGGCCTACATGGCCGCCAAGATGCGGCTTTTCGATACGCTGCTGCCGAAGGGATCGCCGGCGGTGATTTTTGCCGACGATCCGTGGTCGGCGCAGGCGATCAAGGCCGCGACCGATGCCGGTCACGACATTCGTACCGTCGGGCGAAAGGGTGATTACCTCTCGTTGAAGCGCGTCGAGCACTTCCGCCACAAGCAGATGGCCGAGATCCATATCGGCGGCGAGATCTTCGAGGTGGACATTCCGCTGGCCGGCGATTTTCAGGTGGCCAACGCGCTGGTCGCGGCAGGACTTGCCATGTCGACCGGCGTTGAGGCGAAGGTTGCGATGGCCGCGCTCGAGAAGCTCGTTGGCGCGTCCGGCCGTCTCGAACTCGTCGGCCATACGAAAGACGGCGCGCTTGCCTATGTCGACTACGCCCACAAACCGGATGCGCTGGAAAACGTTCTGGGCTCGGTCAGACCCTTCACCACCGGCCGCGTCATCGTCGTCTTCGGTTGCGGCGGCGACCGTGACCGCGGCAAACGGCCGATCATGGGCGAAATCGCCTGCCGACTTGCCGACGTCGTTATCGTCACCGACGATAATCCGCGTTCGGAGGAGCCGGCCTCGATCCGCGCGGAGATCATGGCGGCAGCAAGCTGCGCCGCGGAAATCGCCGATCGCGCCATGGCGATCCGCGAGGCCGTCGGCATGCTGAGATCCGGCGATACGCTGATCGTCGCCGGCAAGGGGCATGAGGAAGGGCAGACGATCGGCGGCGTCACCCTGCCGTTCTCCGATCATGCGGAGGTGCGCAAGGCCTTGGAGGAGTTGAAATCTTGA
- a CDS encoding peptidoglycan D,D-transpeptidase FtsI family protein, which yields MSFLSRIMVLKSQAHFSAGVYNRFGGPSPAGLAIEGSRKKKSGQAKSRVGLLILGFMGVYAVIGGRLVEYAMKDQEVVSSILPPDRLMASRPDILDRNGEVLATDIRTVSLFAEPNKIVDADEAVEKLATVLPELDVRDTYKKLSVKTSHFAWLRRQLTPKQQSQILALGIPGIGFRPEKRRFYPGGATAAHILGYVNIDNRGVAGMEKFIDDQGLADLASVGMTSDQPLEPVRLSIDLRVQNIVRDAVVNAVNNFQAKGAGAAVIDVHTGEVLAMASAPDFDPNDPQEGAKEGWLNRMTNGTFEMGSTFKTFSLAMALDSGKVKMTDSFDASKSIYIGGFTIHDFHGQRRWLTVPEIFQYSSNIGTARVIDMVGIDAQKDYLTKFGLLTKMQTELPEVKMPSQPRVWKKINSITISFGHGVSTTALQTGVAAAALVNGGKLIEPTFLPRTREQADEIATQVIKKTTSDEIRYLLDFNGYKGSGRVARVPGFSVGSKTGTADKVVNGRYSATLNFNSFIAAFPMNDPRYAVITFCDEPKTGEKAYGGTISAGTAGPIAREIIRRAAPILGIEPKFGEGGSALLVSY from the coding sequence ATGTCGTTTCTTTCCCGCATCATGGTTTTGAAGAGCCAGGCGCATTTCTCCGCCGGCGTCTATAACCGGTTCGGCGGTCCTTCCCCCGCCGGCCTGGCGATCGAGGGATCGCGCAAGAAGAAATCAGGGCAGGCAAAAAGCCGCGTCGGCCTGCTGATCCTTGGCTTCATGGGCGTCTACGCCGTTATCGGCGGCCGTCTCGTCGAATATGCGATGAAGGATCAGGAGGTCGTCTCCAGCATCCTGCCGCCCGACCGGCTGATGGCCTCGCGCCCCGACATTCTCGACCGCAACGGCGAGGTGCTGGCGACCGACATCCGCACCGTCTCGCTGTTTGCCGAACCGAACAAGATCGTCGACGCCGACGAGGCGGTCGAGAAGCTTGCAACGGTGCTGCCCGAACTCGACGTCAGAGACACTTATAAGAAGCTCTCGGTCAAGACCTCGCATTTCGCCTGGCTGCGCCGGCAACTGACGCCGAAGCAGCAGAGCCAGATCCTGGCGCTCGGCATTCCCGGCATCGGTTTCCGGCCGGAGAAGCGCCGCTTCTATCCGGGTGGGGCGACCGCCGCACACATCCTCGGTTACGTCAACATCGACAACCGCGGTGTCGCCGGCATGGAGAAATTTATCGACGATCAAGGCCTTGCCGATCTCGCTTCCGTCGGCATGACCAGCGACCAGCCGCTCGAGCCGGTACGACTGTCGATCGACCTGCGCGTGCAGAACATCGTTCGGGACGCGGTCGTCAACGCGGTCAACAACTTCCAGGCCAAAGGCGCCGGTGCCGCGGTCATCGATGTGCATACGGGAGAAGTGCTGGCGATGGCATCGGCGCCGGATTTCGATCCGAACGATCCGCAGGAAGGCGCAAAGGAGGGTTGGCTCAACCGGATGACCAACGGCACCTTCGAAATGGGTTCTACCTTCAAGACCTTTTCGCTGGCCATGGCGCTCGATAGCGGCAAGGTGAAGATGACCGACAGTTTCGATGCCAGCAAATCGATCTATATCGGCGGCTTCACCATCCACGATTTTCACGGGCAGCGCCGCTGGCTCACCGTTCCCGAGATTTTCCAGTATTCTTCGAATATCGGTACGGCACGCGTCATCGATATGGTCGGCATCGATGCGCAGAAGGATTATCTCACCAAGTTCGGCCTCTTGACGAAGATGCAGACCGAGTTGCCCGAAGTAAAGATGCCGAGCCAGCCGCGCGTCTGGAAGAAGATCAATTCGATCACGATTTCCTTCGGCCATGGCGTCTCGACGACGGCGCTGCAGACAGGGGTGGCGGCTGCCGCTCTCGTCAACGGCGGCAAGCTGATTGAGCCGACATTCCTGCCGCGCACACGCGAACAGGCCGATGAGATCGCCACGCAGGTCATCAAGAAGACCACCAGCGACGAGATCCGCTATCTCCTCGACTTCAACGGCTACAAGGGATCCGGGCGGGTCGCCCGCGTGCCCGGCTTTTCCGTCGGCAGTAAGACCGGCACGGCCGACAAGGTGGTGAACGGTCGTTATTCAGCAACCCTGAATTTTAATTCCTTCATCGCCGCCTTCCCCATGAACGATCCCAGATATGCCGTGATCACTTTCTGCGACGAGCCGAAGACCGGCGAGAAAGCCTATGGCGGAACGATCTCCGCCGGTACCGCCGGCCCCATCGCCCGCGAGATCATCAGGCGTGCGGCCCCAATTCTCGGCATCGAGCCGAAATTCGGGGAGGGCGGATCGGCCTTGCTGGTGTCTTATTGA
- the ftsL gene encoding cell division protein FtsL, giving the protein MLRTFDLVLIGVMTATAAVTYTIKHRAELKVEEVHRLEAEIKLEKDTIDLLKADWALQSQPNRLERLVKAYNEELKLQPTESTALVHAKELPMLKSEVPVPDVTEAKASAKGAPDTAKGAQAAAKAQPVPMPAPRGEAEDADQIETGSVEE; this is encoded by the coding sequence ATGCTGAGAACGTTCGATCTCGTGCTCATCGGCGTCATGACGGCCACCGCCGCCGTGACCTACACAATCAAGCACCGCGCCGAATTGAAGGTCGAGGAGGTTCATCGCCTCGAAGCCGAGATCAAGCTCGAGAAGGACACGATCGACCTTCTCAAGGCCGACTGGGCGCTGCAATCGCAGCCGAACCGGCTGGAGCGGCTGGTCAAGGCGTATAATGAAGAATTGAAGCTGCAGCCGACGGAATCGACGGCGCTCGTGCATGCCAAGGAATTGCCGATGCTGAAATCCGAGGTTCCCGTGCCTGACGTGACGGAGGCAAAAGCCAGCGCCAAGGGCGCGCCAGACACCGCGAAGGGCGCGCAAGCCGCCGCCAAGGCGCAGCCCGTTCCAATGCCTGCGCCACGCGGCGAGGCAGAGGATGCAGACCAGATCGAAACCGGCTCGGTGGAGGAATAA